The proteins below are encoded in one region of Acidimicrobiia bacterium:
- a CDS encoding phosphatidate cytidylyltransferase, which translates to MSDREDRDQPEGVRILGAEEAQAVLENEGRAARAAASEHSGGREGTWSATQQREAAIAEAEERGEIQVFPRPVDTDYDDEPEGLVRAQPVEAESPPLPHWTEPATGQLPAVFGDDDEDEDLSAWASFSSGPSGGPRYRSDSSEWSEETFDDLSDETTGETTRIGALADAPPPDDDAAFAAQVAARRRRGGSRPRPPVEEPEAEMLPAPSGRDLPLALLTAGAIVVVALICLSLGRTWTLVLSAAIVGMCALELANALRSRGHHPATVLALLGSVGMVFAAKHDGTAAYPVFFALVTVFSMLWFLWRVTPGRPVRGIASTVLTFGYVGVLGGFAGLLLQSPDGVGLVLGTAICTVSYDVIGYFFGSQFGQSRIAPNVSPNKTVEGTLVGFVASVVLALLVVHRIHPWTDTKHALYLGIAVGIGSILGDLCESMIKRDLELKDFGSFLPGHGGVLDRFDGLLFCLPITYYLALHLKIF; encoded by the coding sequence ATGTCCGACCGAGAAGACCGAGATCAGCCCGAAGGCGTTCGCATTCTGGGCGCCGAGGAAGCGCAGGCCGTGCTCGAGAACGAGGGTCGCGCCGCGCGCGCCGCAGCGAGCGAGCACTCCGGTGGTCGCGAGGGCACGTGGTCCGCGACCCAGCAGCGCGAGGCCGCGATCGCCGAAGCCGAGGAGCGCGGCGAGATCCAGGTGTTCCCGCGCCCGGTCGACACCGACTACGACGACGAGCCCGAGGGGCTCGTGCGCGCGCAGCCGGTCGAGGCCGAATCGCCGCCGCTGCCGCACTGGACCGAGCCCGCGACCGGGCAACTGCCCGCGGTGTTCGGTGACGACGACGAGGACGAGGACCTGTCGGCGTGGGCGTCGTTCTCCTCCGGCCCCTCCGGCGGACCGCGCTATCGGTCCGACAGCTCGGAGTGGTCCGAGGAGACCTTCGACGACCTGAGCGACGAGACGACCGGCGAGACCACGCGCATCGGTGCGCTCGCCGACGCGCCCCCGCCCGACGACGACGCCGCGTTCGCGGCGCAGGTCGCGGCGCGCCGCCGGCGCGGTGGCTCTCGGCCGCGCCCGCCGGTCGAGGAGCCCGAAGCCGAGATGTTGCCGGCGCCGAGCGGTCGTGATCTTCCGCTCGCGTTGCTGACCGCGGGCGCAATCGTCGTCGTGGCCCTCATCTGTCTCAGCCTCGGACGCACGTGGACGCTCGTCCTCTCGGCCGCGATCGTCGGCATGTGCGCGCTCGAGCTCGCCAACGCGCTGCGCAGTCGCGGGCACCATCCCGCAACCGTCCTCGCGCTGCTCGGGTCCGTCGGCATGGTGTTCGCCGCGAAGCACGACGGCACGGCCGCGTATCCCGTGTTCTTCGCGCTCGTCACCGTGTTCTCGATGTTGTGGTTCCTGTGGCGCGTCACGCCGGGCCGCCCGGTGCGCGGGATCGCGAGCACGGTGCTCACGTTCGGTTACGTCGGCGTGCTCGGCGGCTTCGCGGGATTGCTGCTGCAATCGCCCGACGGTGTCGGTCTCGTGCTCGGCACCGCGATCTGCACCGTGTCCTACGACGTGATCGGCTACTTCTTCGGTTCGCAGTTCGGGCAGTCGCGCATCGCGCCGAACGTCTCGCCGAACAAGACGGTCGAGGGCACGCTCGTCGGCTTCGTGGCATCGGTCGTGCTCGCGCTGCTCGTCGTGCACCGCATCCATCCGTGGACCGACACGAAGCACGCGCTGTACCTCGGCATCGCGGTCGGCATCGGCTCGATCCTCGGCGACCTCTGCGAGTCGATGATCAAGCGCGATCTCGAGCTCAAGGACTTCGGATCCTTCCTGCCCGGGCACGGCGGCGTGCTCGATCGCTTCGACGGTCTGCTCTTCTGCCTCCCCATCACGTACTACCTGGCCCTGCACCTCAAAATCTTCTGA
- the frr gene encoding ribosome recycling factor, giving the protein MDDKVVECKDRMHKAVIHLQEEFAAVRTGRATPALVDKLKVDYYGTEVPLQQIAGFSVPEPRVLVISPYDKAAIKGIERAIQESDLGVNPSNDGALVRLTFPELTTERRKDLVKVVKHRAEESRVAVRNVRRDVRKELETQERDGDLSRDALDRIEKDLEKVTHEAVAEIDAMLAHKEHELLEV; this is encoded by the coding sequence ATGGACGACAAGGTCGTCGAGTGCAAGGACCGCATGCACAAGGCGGTGATACACCTCCAGGAAGAGTTCGCCGCCGTGCGCACCGGCCGCGCGACGCCGGCGCTCGTCGACAAGCTCAAGGTCGACTACTACGGGACTGAAGTCCCGCTGCAGCAGATCGCCGGCTTCTCGGTGCCCGAGCCGCGCGTGCTCGTCATCTCGCCGTACGACAAGGCCGCGATCAAGGGCATCGAGCGCGCGATCCAGGAGAGCGACCTCGGCGTCAACCCGTCGAACGACGGCGCGCTCGTGCGCCTCACGTTTCCCGAGCTGACGACGGAGCGGCGCAAGGATCTCGTGAAGGTCGTGAAGCACCGCGCGGAGGAGAGCCGGGTGGCGGTGCGCAACGTCCGCCGCGACGTCCGCAAGGAGTTGGAGACGCAGGAGCGCGACGGTGACCTGTCGCGCGACGCGCTCGACCGGATCGAGAAGGACCTCGAGAAGGTCACGCACGAAGCGGTGGCGGAGATCGACGCGATGCTGGCGCACAAGGAGCACGAGCTCCTCGAGGTGTGA
- the pyrH gene encoding UMP kinase, whose amino-acid sequence MSESVYRRVVLKLSGEAFADRRIGYGIDAEIVGRIAEEVAKAHAELNVEIAVVVGGGNIFRGLAGARWGMDRARADYMGMLATVINALALQDALEALGQPTRVQTAISMAQVAEPYIPLRAVRHLEKNRLVIFAAGTGNPYFTTDTTAALRGAEIGAEAILKGTHSGVDGVYSADPRVVKDAVKLTEVTHFEVLNRRLDVMDSTAITFCMDNSLPIIVFDVMEAGNIRRALLGEPIGTLVSSKGEE is encoded by the coding sequence ATGAGTGAGAGCGTCTACCGCCGGGTCGTGCTCAAGCTCTCGGGTGAGGCCTTTGCCGACCGCAGGATCGGGTACGGCATCGACGCCGAGATCGTCGGCCGGATCGCGGAAGAGGTCGCCAAGGCGCACGCCGAGCTGAACGTCGAGATCGCGGTCGTCGTCGGCGGCGGCAACATCTTCCGCGGTCTCGCCGGCGCGCGCTGGGGCATGGATCGTGCCCGTGCCGACTACATGGGCATGCTCGCGACCGTCATCAACGCGCTCGCGTTGCAGGACGCGCTCGAAGCGTTGGGGCAGCCGACGCGCGTGCAGACCGCGATCTCGATGGCACAGGTCGCCGAGCCCTACATCCCGCTGCGCGCGGTGCGACACCTCGAGAAGAACCGGCTCGTGATCTTCGCGGCCGGCACCGGCAACCCGTATTTCACGACCGACACCACTGCGGCGCTTCGCGGCGCGGAGATCGGTGCCGAAGCGATCTTGAAGGGCACCCACTCGGGCGTCGACGGTGTGTACAGCGCCGACCCGCGCGTCGTGAAGGACGCGGTCAAGCTCACCGAGGTGACGCACTTCGAGGTGCTGAACCGGCGGCTCGACGTGATGGACTCCACCGCGATCACGTTCTGCATGGACAACTCGCTCCCGATCATCGTGTTCGACGTCATGGAGGCGGGCAACATCCGGCGCGCGCTCCTCGGCGAGCCGATCGGAACCCTCGTCAGCTCGAAGGGAGAGGAGTGA
- the tsf gene encoding translation elongation factor Ts → MADVSAKDVAALRKITGAGMMDCKKALGECDGDMNAAKDWLREKGLAGASKREGRSADQGTVDVTLDGSVAALVEVNCETDFVAKGPQFKQLVADLVALVRSEGDEGIADKKFAGATVGEELAGLSATLGEKIELGRIARYETSDGVLDAYKHVQNERGVIGVLVEVTGAGDGDKARAVAHDLALHIASAAPRYVSRADVPEADIEHERGILEAQTREEGKPDQAIPKIVEGKLGGYFKQVVLLEQPFVRDNKVTIAGLLEALGSGAAVKRFVRVKIGEE, encoded by the coding sequence ATGGCTGACGTCTCCGCGAAGGACGTCGCGGCGCTGCGCAAGATCACCGGCGCCGGGATGATGGACTGCAAGAAGGCGCTCGGAGAATGCGACGGCGACATGAACGCAGCCAAGGACTGGCTCCGTGAGAAGGGCCTCGCCGGCGCGAGCAAGCGCGAAGGCCGCAGCGCCGATCAGGGCACCGTCGACGTCACGCTCGACGGCAGCGTCGCCGCGCTCGTCGAGGTGAACTGCGAGACCGACTTCGTGGCCAAGGGCCCGCAGTTCAAGCAGCTCGTCGCCGACCTCGTGGCGCTCGTGCGCAGCGAAGGCGACGAAGGAATCGCCGACAAGAAGTTCGCGGGCGCGACCGTGGGCGAGGAGCTCGCCGGCCTCTCGGCGACGCTGGGCGAGAAGATCGAGCTCGGCCGGATCGCGCGCTACGAGACGAGCGACGGAGTGCTCGACGCGTACAAGCACGTCCAGAACGAGCGGGGTGTGATCGGCGTGCTCGTCGAGGTCACGGGTGCGGGCGACGGCGACAAGGCGCGCGCGGTCGCGCACGATCTCGCGCTCCACATCGCGAGCGCGGCGCCGCGCTACGTGAGCCGGGCCGATGTGCCCGAGGCCGACATCGAGCACGAGCGCGGCATCCTCGAGGCGCAGACCCGCGAGGAGGGCAAGCCCGACCAGGCGATCCCGAAGATCGTCGAGGGCAAGCTCGGCGGCTACTTCAAGCAGGTGGTCCTGCTCGAGCAGCCGTTCGTGCGGGACAACAAGGTCACGATCGCGGGCCTCCTCGAGGCACTCGGCTCGGGTGCCGCGGTCAAGCGCTTCGTGCGCGTCAAGATCGGTGAGGAGTAG
- the rpsB gene encoding 30S ribosomal protein S2, whose protein sequence is MKQLLGAGVHFGHQTRRWNPKMKRFIFGERNGIYILDLHQTLGSIDTAYRFVRDTVANGGTVLFVGTKKQAQEPVQQHALRSGSPYVNFRWLGGMLTNFQTVHARVSKLRELQRMIDSGEVDQMIKKEGLKVRREAAKLERNLGGIKRLERVPSAIFVIDTKKEHIAVTEANRLGIPVVAVVDTNCDPDVIDYVIPGNDDAIRSATLLSRVIADAVVEGHFIAEKRNARPGTRAEDVADQKPLDPEAMRKKAEQQAQARNAAAEQQKRIEARAAAPRAAAPADATEDGATETGASEDGAADTPAPEPAAADAPAASEGGADNG, encoded by the coding sequence ATGAAGCAGCTGCTCGGGGCAGGCGTCCACTTCGGACACCAGACCCGACGCTGGAATCCGAAGATGAAGCGCTTCATCTTCGGCGAGCGCAACGGGATCTACATCCTCGATCTCCACCAGACGCTCGGCTCGATCGACACCGCGTACCGCTTCGTACGCGACACGGTCGCCAACGGCGGCACGGTCCTGTTCGTCGGCACGAAGAAGCAGGCGCAGGAGCCGGTGCAGCAGCACGCCCTGCGCTCGGGCTCGCCGTACGTCAACTTCCGCTGGCTCGGCGGCATGCTCACGAACTTCCAGACGGTGCACGCGCGCGTGTCGAAGCTGCGCGAGCTGCAGCGCATGATCGACTCCGGCGAGGTCGACCAGATGATCAAGAAGGAAGGCCTGAAGGTCCGGCGCGAGGCCGCGAAGCTGGAGCGCAACCTCGGCGGCATCAAGCGCCTCGAGCGGGTGCCGAGCGCGATCTTCGTGATCGACACGAAGAAGGAGCACATCGCGGTCACCGAGGCGAACCGGCTCGGCATCCCCGTGGTCGCGGTCGTCGACACGAACTGCGACCCCGACGTCATCGACTACGTCATTCCCGGCAACGACGACGCGATCCGCTCGGCGACGCTGCTGTCGCGCGTCATCGCCGACGCCGTCGTCGAGGGCCACTTCATCGCCGAGAAGCGCAACGCGCGTCCGGGCACGCGCGCCGAGGACGTCGCCGATCAGAAGCCGCTCGACCCCGAGGCGATGCGCAAGAAGGCCGAGCAGCAGGCGCAGGCCCGCAACGCCGCGGCCGAGCAGCAGAAGCGCATCGAGGCGCGCGCCGCCGCGCCGCGCGCGGCCGCACCCGCGGACGCGACCGAGGACGGCGCAACCGAGACCGGCGCGAGCGAGGACGGCGCGGCCGACACGCCGGCTCCCGAGCCCGCGGCGGCCGACGCGCCGGCGGCGAGCGAGGGTGGCGCCGACAATGGCTGA
- a CDS encoding M23 family metallopeptidase — translation MRWFLGFIVLFGAFVIAPAAPAFAFPSGPWTRPVDGPVVRGFDPPTTRFGPGHLGVDFGVRSGTPVRAANDGTVVFAGRVGAGLHVVVLNAGDVRTTDSFLASIAVVRGQHVARGETVGTTGGTGPQHAADVLHFGVRVGDDYIDPMLLFGPPDLGAIVHLAEPHGGSFASAPVAAREANDELAVIADEVRVEARSPMSPPPSWWSMPGQAADPPRAPAARAMPTAARSRAPASSTAWSPVGAAPVAGLAAATVAVAARRRRRRAKTSRRVRRRSRE, via the coding sequence GTGCGGTGGTTTCTTGGTTTCATCGTTCTGTTCGGCGCGTTCGTGATCGCGCCGGCGGCTCCGGCGTTCGCGTTTCCCAGCGGTCCGTGGACGCGACCCGTCGACGGACCGGTCGTGCGCGGCTTCGATCCGCCCACGACGCGGTTCGGTCCCGGTCATCTCGGCGTCGACTTCGGCGTTCGTTCGGGCACACCGGTGCGCGCCGCGAACGACGGCACGGTCGTGTTCGCAGGTCGAGTCGGCGCGGGCCTGCACGTCGTCGTCCTGAACGCGGGCGACGTGCGCACGACCGACTCGTTCCTCGCATCGATCGCGGTCGTGCGCGGGCAGCACGTCGCGCGCGGCGAAACCGTCGGCACGACCGGCGGGACCGGACCGCAGCACGCGGCCGACGTGCTGCACTTCGGCGTTCGCGTCGGCGACGACTACATCGATCCGATGCTCTTGTTCGGCCCGCCCGACCTCGGCGCGATCGTGCACCTCGCGGAGCCGCACGGCGGATCGTTCGCGTCGGCGCCCGTCGCCGCGCGCGAAGCGAACGACGAGCTCGCCGTGATCGCGGACGAAGTGCGCGTCGAGGCGCGCTCGCCGATGTCGCCGCCGCCGTCGTGGTGGTCGATGCCGGGGCAGGCGGCGGACCCACCGCGCGCGCCCGCCGCGCGCGCGATGCCGACTGCCGCGCGATCGCGCGCGCCGGCGTCGTCCACCGCGTGGAGCCCCGTCGGCGCGGCGCCCGTCGCCGGGCTCGCGGCCGCGACGGTCGCGGTCGCGGCGCGGCGCCGTCGACGACGGGCCAAAACGTCGCGACGGGTTCGTCGACGGTCGCGCGAATAG
- the whiG gene encoding RNA polymerase sigma factor WhiG, with amino-acid sequence MKDNVDDAADVIGELWTEYKRAGSQETRERLILHYSPLVKFVAGRVAAGLPQNIEQTDLVSYGIFGLIDAIDKFDPDRGFKFETYAISRIKGAIIDELRSIDWVPRSVRAKARSIERAYSKLENELKRTPEDKEVAVELGMTEDELASVMSQISFVGLVALDELLAAGSDRAAGATLGDTIADTANDPVAAFETEEMRQVLADAINRMPDRERLVLTLYYYEGLTLAEIGQVLGVTESRVCQIHTKSIFQLRSRLSEPTPERGLVT; translated from the coding sequence GTGAAGGACAACGTGGACGACGCGGCCGACGTCATCGGCGAGCTCTGGACCGAGTACAAGCGTGCCGGTTCCCAGGAGACTCGCGAACGACTCATTCTGCACTATTCGCCTCTCGTGAAGTTCGTCGCGGGCCGAGTCGCCGCGGGTCTGCCCCAGAACATCGAGCAGACCGACCTCGTGAGCTACGGGATCTTCGGGCTCATCGACGCCATCGACAAGTTCGATCCCGACCGCGGCTTCAAGTTCGAGACGTACGCGATCTCCCGCATCAAGGGCGCCATCATCGACGAGCTCCGCTCGATCGACTGGGTGCCCCGCTCGGTGCGGGCGAAGGCGCGCTCCATCGAGCGCGCGTACTCGAAGCTCGAGAACGAGCTGAAGCGCACCCCCGAGGACAAAGAGGTCGCGGTCGAGCTCGGCATGACCGAGGACGAGCTCGCGAGCGTGATGTCGCAGATCTCGTTCGTCGGACTCGTCGCGCTCGACGAGCTCCTCGCGGCGGGCAGTGACCGCGCCGCGGGCGCGACCCTCGGCGACACGATCGCCGACACCGCGAACGATCCGGTCGCCGCGTTCGAGACCGAGGAGATGCGCCAGGTCCTCGCCGACGCGATCAACCGCATGCCCGATCGCGAGCGGCTCGTGTTGACGCTCTATTACTACGAGGGCCTCACACTCGCGGAGATCGGACAGGTCCTCGGCGTCACCGAGAGCCGCGTCTGCCAGATCCACACGAAGTCGATCTTCCAGCTGCGCTCGCGGCTGTCGGAGCCGACACCGGAACGCGGTCTCGTCACCTAG
- a CDS encoding tyrosine-type recombinase/integrase, producing the protein MSWPVEPFNRSLTRASPHTRRAYEHDVCEFVMWAERGGCPEPEGLDHRVLRRYLAYLTTRGLARSTIARKAASVRAYSRYLSRHDVITSDPGRSLRAPKGGRRLPRVPRREETLDLLDGAALDDDLDPIVLRDRAVLEVLYGAGLRVAECCDLRESDLDLRRRVVTVVGKGSKTRRIPLGAPALDAVRAYLASGRAALARPESPDQIFLNRLGRALSTRDARRILERNPLPDGRILHPHALRHAYATHLLEGGADLRAVQELLGHSDLSTTQIYTHVTRDRLRAVYENTHPRA; encoded by the coding sequence GTTCGTGATGTGGGCCGAGCGCGGCGGCTGTCCGGAGCCCGAAGGTCTCGACCACCGCGTGCTGCGCCGTTACCTCGCGTACCTCACGACGCGCGGGCTCGCGCGCTCGACGATCGCGCGCAAGGCCGCGTCGGTGCGCGCGTACTCGCGCTACCTCAGCCGGCACGACGTGATCACGAGTGATCCCGGTCGCTCGCTACGCGCGCCGAAGGGCGGACGGCGACTCCCGCGCGTGCCGCGTCGCGAGGAGACTCTCGATCTGCTCGACGGTGCCGCGCTCGACGACGACCTCGACCCGATCGTGCTCCGCGACCGCGCGGTGCTCGAGGTGCTCTACGGCGCGGGATTGCGCGTCGCCGAGTGCTGCGATCTCCGCGAGTCCGACCTCGACCTCCGCCGGCGCGTCGTCACCGTCGTCGGCAAGGGCAGCAAGACACGGCGGATCCCGCTCGGCGCGCCCGCCCTCGACGCGGTGCGCGCCTACCTCGCTTCGGGACGGGCGGCGCTGGCCCGCCCCGAGTCACCCGACCAGATCTTCCTCAACCGCCTCGGCCGGGCCCTCAGCACCCGGGACGCCCGCCGGATCCTGGAACGGAACCCGCTCCCGGACGGCCGGATCCTCCATCCCCACGCCCTGCGCCACGCCTACGCCACGCACCTGCTCGAGGGGGGCGCCGACCTGCGGGCGGTCCAGGAGCTCCTGGGCCACTCGGACCTCTCGACCACCCAGATCTACACTCACGTCACTCGTGACCGATTGAGAGCCGTGTACGAGAACACGCACCCGCGGGCGTGA